Proteins from one Gimesia maris genomic window:
- a CDS encoding aminotransferase class III-fold pyridoxal phosphate-dependent enzyme: MTTAIHFDNENQSNAVRDDLFQTEPLALRTFTPSQAVLAKSAGCYHWTPEGRRLYDFTSGVLVANLGHNPRSWMKRFSDYMGWKPEHVTGEGEGEYFDALTLTAYNAVTPIETEASKRLIASIQSFKGGNRCDKVMWAASGSEAVQKALWACLHRDSERDIILATRYGFHGKKGLAGAVTGSETDADRDPRVKFISFPRTECDDISKADDTLDVSVYQKELEEMWTEYGTRINCLITEPYLGGGGSYHPQVAYHKVLQDFCRAHDIMLILDEVQANFGRTGCMYAFEKYQIEPDFVVLGKGLGNGVPVAAAVGRNDVIASLKYGEASDTWSANPLSSAAVLATLDEFEGTDVMDNTQKLSQLYIDGLNALKETGIIAKVRGEGMVFGIECAELGGKTSQEVAIELVKTCYLGETDGDGIHLLGALAGNVLRISPPMTMTEAEAEASIALLNRMCVKLAEQLQGATASA; the protein is encoded by the coding sequence ATGACCACAGCCATTCACTTCGACAATGAAAATCAATCCAACGCCGTCCGCGACGATCTGTTTCAGACCGAGCCACTGGCACTACGTACCTTTACCCCCAGCCAGGCTGTACTGGCGAAGTCCGCCGGCTGTTACCACTGGACTCCGGAAGGACGTCGGCTGTACGACTTCACATCGGGCGTACTGGTGGCCAACCTGGGACACAATCCCCGCAGCTGGATGAAACGCTTCAGCGATTACATGGGCTGGAAACCGGAACATGTAACTGGTGAAGGAGAAGGCGAGTACTTCGACGCTCTTACCCTGACTGCTTATAACGCCGTCACTCCGATTGAAACCGAAGCCAGCAAACGACTGATTGCCAGTATTCAATCGTTTAAAGGTGGCAATCGCTGCGACAAAGTCATGTGGGCCGCCTCCGGTTCGGAAGCCGTCCAGAAAGCACTCTGGGCCTGTCTGCATCGTGATTCGGAACGCGATATCATTCTGGCAACTCGCTATGGTTTCCACGGGAAAAAAGGTCTGGCCGGCGCTGTCACCGGTTCCGAAACCGATGCCGACCGTGATCCACGCGTGAAGTTCATCAGCTTTCCCCGCACGGAATGCGATGACATCAGCAAAGCCGATGATACGCTTGACGTTTCTGTCTATCAGAAAGAACTGGAAGAGATGTGGACCGAATATGGTACACGGATCAACTGCCTGATTACCGAGCCTTACCTGGGTGGCGGGGGCAGTTATCATCCTCAGGTCGCTTATCACAAAGTGCTGCAGGATTTCTGCCGTGCCCATGACATTATGCTGATCCTGGATGAAGTCCAGGCCAATTTCGGTCGCACCGGCTGCATGTACGCTTTCGAGAAATATCAGATCGAACCGGACTTTGTCGTCCTGGGTAAAGGCCTGGGGAACGGTGTACCTGTCGCCGCTGCCGTCGGTCGCAACGATGTGATTGCCAGCCTGAAATACGGGGAAGCGTCTGACACCTGGAGTGCCAACCCGCTCTCTTCTGCCGCCGTACTGGCAACTCTGGATGAGTTCGAAGGGACTGATGTGATGGACAACACCCAGAAACTGTCCCAGCTGTATATCGATGGACTGAATGCGTTGAAAGAAACCGGCATCATCGCCAAAGTGCGTGGCGAAGGCATGGTCTTCGGGATCGAGTGTGCCGAGCTGGGTGGCAAGACCAGCCAGGAAGTCGCCATTGAGCTGGTGAAGACCTGCTACCTGGGTGAAACGGACGGCGATGGCATCCATCTGCTGGGTGCATTGGCTGGAAACGTGTTACGCATCAGCCCGCCGATGACGATGACCGAAGCCGAAGCCGAAGCCTCGATCGCGCTGCTAAATCGCATGTGCGTCAAACTGGCTGAACAGTTGCAGGGTGCGACTGCATCTGCATAA
- a CDS encoding tetratricopeptide repeat protein, whose product MSGLLTKQTWMAVITCALLLCNGCSSMRDKFVAKSDEAPTTLKDKISVAKNKLKDPDKFYVTHGQLQEKMGDMDSARNSYEVALGENPKSVEAVLGLARLDQVAGRKIEAEKGFQKALEMSPKDPQVRASIGQFYAAEKKWDQAIALLGEASKAAPADKNIRYQLGIAMASAGDYQAAMPHLIRAVGEAEAHYNIGYILRDRGELQASESQFLQAVLLKPEFNEAQYWLDEIRREKENRLMLAGVSSDASAGLNQGAKQASYSQAKPKKTAAVKTRAQVSGMQAANVSPSASTTQTAKAPANLTAEQLEQWRNQRQL is encoded by the coding sequence ATGTCCGGATTATTAACCAAACAGACATGGATGGCTGTCATCACCTGTGCCTTGCTTTTATGTAACGGCTGCAGCTCGATGCGGGATAAGTTTGTCGCAAAATCAGATGAAGCACCCACGACATTGAAAGACAAAATCTCTGTCGCGAAAAACAAACTTAAAGACCCGGATAAATTCTATGTGACTCACGGACAGCTTCAGGAAAAAATGGGAGATATGGATTCGGCCCGCAATTCGTATGAAGTTGCGCTGGGTGAGAATCCCAAATCGGTCGAAGCCGTACTGGGACTGGCCCGCCTGGATCAGGTTGCCGGTCGCAAGATCGAAGCAGAAAAAGGATTCCAGAAAGCACTGGAGATGTCTCCCAAAGATCCCCAGGTGCGTGCCAGCATCGGTCAGTTCTATGCTGCTGAGAAAAAATGGGATCAGGCAATCGCCCTGCTGGGTGAAGCCAGCAAAGCAGCACCTGCCGACAAAAATATCCGTTATCAACTGGGAATCGCGATGGCTTCTGCCGGCGATTACCAGGCAGCCATGCCTCACCTGATTCGTGCGGTCGGTGAAGCGGAAGCACACTATAACATTGGCTACATCTTACGGGATCGTGGAGAACTGCAGGCCAGTGAGTCTCAGTTCCTGCAGGCCGTACTGCTCAAGCCGGAATTCAACGAAGCTCAGTACTGGCTCGATGAAATCCGCCGCGAAAAAGAAAACCGCCTGATGCTGGCCGGTGTCTCTTCCGATGCCAGCGCCGGTCTGAACCAGGGAGCAAAACAGGCTTCCTATTCACAGGCCAAACCCAAAAAGACAGCGGCTGTCAAAACCCGGGCCCAGGTAAGTGGCATGCAGGCAGCGAATGTCTCGCCCTCAGCAAGTACCACACAGACAGCGAAGGCACCTGCGAATCTGACTGCCGAACAGCTGGAGCAGTGGCGCAACCAGCGACAGCTGTAA
- a CDS encoding GntR family transcriptional regulator, producing MKKEISLLTEPEEQELQQEDDSLSLVDEVYQKLLLRIIRCELPGGSELKSTRLAREIGVSRTPVVQALARLQADGIVIQQKNHRAVVREGAENWLVEIHELRLLLEPSAAGMAAQHISEEEITRLQEMAAEVKACQQQYEDGDQSAEHLQKWGTASRSFDYALHLTIADHCGNLPISEAIHKCWSYKRVSYSAAGETPEIMTRGLYDHLVLLDALKQHDAETAAAAMTMHLRNASRMRPDRLIV from the coding sequence GTGAAAAAAGAGATCTCTTTATTAACGGAACCTGAGGAACAGGAACTTCAGCAGGAGGACGATAGTCTATCCCTGGTGGATGAGGTCTATCAGAAGCTGCTGCTGCGGATCATTCGTTGTGAGCTACCTGGCGGATCTGAGCTGAAAAGTACGCGTCTGGCCCGGGAAATTGGCGTCAGCCGTACCCCTGTCGTGCAGGCTCTGGCCCGTCTGCAGGCCGATGGGATCGTCATTCAGCAGAAAAATCACCGCGCGGTCGTGCGGGAAGGGGCGGAAAACTGGCTGGTCGAAATCCACGAACTGCGTCTACTGCTGGAGCCGAGTGCCGCAGGCATGGCTGCGCAACACATCAGTGAGGAAGAAATCACACGTTTGCAGGAGATGGCGGCGGAAGTCAAAGCCTGTCAGCAACAGTATGAAGACGGCGATCAGTCAGCCGAACACCTGCAGAAATGGGGAACCGCTTCCCGTTCCTTCGATTATGCACTGCATCTTACCATCGCTGATCACTGTGGAAATCTCCCTATTTCAGAGGCCATTCATAAATGCTGGAGCTACAAACGGGTTTCGTATTCCGCAGCAGGGGAAACGCCGGAGATCATGACCCGGGGACTGTATGATCATCTGGTGCTGCTGGATGCGCTGAAACAGCACGATGCCGAGACTGCTGCCGCCGCGATGACCATGCATCTCAGAAATGCGTCCCGTATGCGACCTGATCGTTTGATTGTGTAA
- a CDS encoding sugar phosphate isomerase/epimerase family protein has product MSDNPRVILSAFADEAANHKTAVEQMVALSALGLRYYSPRFIDVNSDGNIKHVVDLNKSEYKSLLKLHDEYGINVTSIGARVGKIKLVDKDDGSHNVFVPFKEYLKKEVANTINAATTLGTKLIRGFSFYPPKGEDPKPYMNQAVDQIGQIVDLCAAEGLVYGLEIEPNLIGETGPLLAELARKVKRPNMVTIYDGGNIAAQNKDAMQCLSEFNDMKKSMGWLHIKDYAVDNDLEWTGVVDEERLKNFVPANVGDAGHEFVLRELREMLPKMEKKMKKLGVPGVFLEVEPHLKGGGQFGGFSGPDGIGVAVRALCSVLDYVGIDYDLRTFKDIQELRGF; this is encoded by the coding sequence ATGTCAGATAACCCACGCGTGATTTTAAGTGCTTTTGCAGATGAAGCAGCAAACCATAAAACGGCCGTTGAGCAGATGGTAGCACTTTCGGCATTAGGACTGCGCTATTACAGCCCCCGGTTTATTGATGTGAACAGCGATGGCAACATCAAGCATGTGGTCGATCTGAATAAATCCGAATACAAGTCACTGCTCAAACTGCACGACGAGTATGGCATCAACGTGACCAGCATTGGTGCCCGCGTGGGTAAGATCAAACTCGTAGACAAAGACGATGGCTCACACAATGTCTTCGTCCCCTTCAAAGAGTACCTGAAAAAAGAAGTCGCCAACACCATCAACGCGGCGACGACCCTGGGAACCAAACTGATTCGCGGTTTCTCATTCTATCCCCCCAAAGGCGAAGACCCCAAACCTTACATGAACCAGGCCGTGGACCAGATCGGCCAGATTGTCGACCTGTGTGCCGCGGAAGGTCTTGTGTACGGTCTTGAAATCGAACCCAACCTGATCGGGGAAACCGGCCCGCTGCTGGCAGAACTGGCCCGCAAAGTCAAGCGGCCGAACATGGTCACCATTTATGATGGCGGTAACATTGCTGCTCAGAATAAAGATGCCATGCAGTGCCTGAGCGAATTCAACGACATGAAGAAATCCATGGGCTGGCTGCACATCAAAGATTACGCCGTCGATAACGATCTGGAATGGACGGGAGTCGTCGATGAAGAACGCCTCAAGAATTTCGTGCCCGCCAACGTGGGTGACGCCGGTCATGAATTCGTTCTGCGTGAACTACGCGAGATGCTTCCCAAAATGGAAAAGAAAATGAAGAAGCTCGGCGTGCCGGGTGTCTTCCTGGAAGTCGAACCCCATCTGAAGGGGGGCGGACAATTTGGCGGCTTCAGCGGTCCCGATGGAATCGGTGTGGCTGTCCGGGCGCTCTGCTCTGTGCTGGATTATGTCGGCATCGACTATGATCTGCGAACTTTCAAAGATATCCAGGAATTGCGTGGTTTCTAA
- a CDS encoding Gfo/Idh/MocA family protein: MSSAGNEKTLKAGLVGFGMIVDETYRPFFETVHETALYQRSTGPVEVSLDAVATRTGSRAEKYLAERGDKVGGFQSFAGENAIEEMTSTGLNFACVASPDDRHFDSCKRLLEAGTHLIVEKPSVLKLQELDELVALADKNNVTAKVVYHKLFDPDHKKMRTLVYDNILKHVNSGYCSLLEPKAISGKQFAQWITGRNPGTYVAVHYIKLIDYTFGGKLKTVTATGQRGLVGDKDGPTWDSCQLRMIYEYDSGREAAFDIHTSWVTPDNFPGYVEQEVSFRFDNGLWNGHSRKRGVECTVEEKTPFELKNSMNNHFNATFIEPWNERSQRGYGIEVIEQFAKEVAEIEFGGPESERQARLEKIRSLGYNDLSADRQTVATVQALEAILEHQAAGDPDCVVRVNDEKGGLVLYRPGSDEAEVLYDGTV; the protein is encoded by the coding sequence ATGAGTTCTGCGGGAAACGAAAAAACCCTGAAAGCCGGCCTGGTCGGATTCGGCATGATTGTCGACGAAACCTATCGCCCTTTCTTTGAAACGGTTCATGAAACAGCACTTTACCAGAGATCCACGGGCCCGGTTGAGGTTTCCCTGGACGCCGTCGCGACCCGTACTGGGTCACGGGCGGAGAAGTATCTGGCAGAACGTGGTGACAAAGTGGGTGGCTTCCAGAGCTTCGCTGGCGAAAACGCGATCGAAGAGATGACATCGACCGGCTTGAACTTCGCCTGCGTTGCTTCTCCCGACGACCGTCACTTCGATTCCTGTAAAAGACTGCTGGAAGCGGGCACACACCTGATTGTGGAAAAGCCGTCTGTCCTCAAACTGCAGGAACTGGACGAGCTGGTCGCGCTGGCTGATAAAAATAATGTCACTGCCAAGGTGGTGTACCACAAACTGTTCGATCCCGATCACAAAAAGATGCGGACACTGGTCTATGACAACATCCTGAAGCACGTGAACAGCGGCTATTGTTCTCTGCTGGAGCCCAAGGCGATTTCCGGCAAACAGTTCGCGCAGTGGATTACCGGCCGAAACCCTGGAACCTATGTTGCCGTCCACTACATCAAGCTGATCGACTACACGTTCGGCGGAAAACTGAAGACAGTCACAGCCACTGGTCAGCGCGGCCTGGTCGGCGACAAGGATGGCCCCACCTGGGACAGCTGCCAGCTGCGGATGATTTACGAATACGATTCCGGCCGTGAAGCTGCCTTCGATATTCATACATCCTGGGTTACTCCAGACAACTTCCCCGGCTACGTCGAACAGGAAGTCTCTTTCCGTTTCGACAACGGCTTATGGAATGGCCATTCACGCAAGCGTGGTGTGGAATGTACGGTTGAAGAAAAAACGCCGTTTGAGCTCAAGAACTCCATGAACAACCACTTCAATGCGACCTTCATCGAACCCTGGAACGAACGTTCGCAGCGTGGATATGGGATTGAAGTGATTGAGCAGTTTGCCAAAGAAGTCGCGGAGATCGAATTTGGCGGCCCTGAATCAGAGCGTCAGGCACGACTCGAGAAGATTCGCTCGCTGGGCTACAACGATTTATCCGCCGACCGCCAGACGGTCGCCACCGTGCAGGCTCTGGAAGCGATTCTGGAACACCAGGCTGCCGGCGATCCTGACTGTGTCGTGCGTGTAAACGATGAAAAAGGCGGACTTGTCCTGTATCGTCCCGGTTCGGACGAGGCAGAAGTCCTTTACGACGGAACCGTGTAA
- a CDS encoding class I SAM-dependent methyltransferase has product MRTASKKFVSENCFIGILTCLLMVLLQTSSLQADEPASEKSKPADEKDRYFYNLRDHDRNGIGKFYLGREIARVMGYQGAPWLERRTREQEERLSLLPKALKLKPGMAIADIGAGSGVISVILAEHVSPGGKVYAVDVQQEMLDLLDKKMKKQGVDNIVPVLGTQKSPGLKPESIDLAIMVDVYHEFEFPYEMMQEISKALKPQGRVVLVEYRKEDPAVPIKLVHKMSETQAKKEVARPELNLKWKETIGILPRQHILVFEKTAEE; this is encoded by the coding sequence ATGAGAACTGCGTCGAAGAAATTCGTGTCTGAAAACTGTTTCATCGGAATTCTCACTTGCCTGCTGATGGTGTTGTTGCAGACATCCTCTCTGCAGGCAGACGAGCCGGCGTCGGAGAAGTCGAAACCAGCAGACGAGAAAGACCGGTATTTTTATAACCTGCGCGATCACGATCGGAATGGGATCGGCAAGTTTTACCTGGGGCGGGAAATCGCCCGCGTGATGGGTTACCAGGGTGCGCCCTGGCTGGAGCGCAGGACCCGCGAGCAGGAAGAACGACTCTCACTGCTTCCCAAAGCACTCAAGCTCAAACCCGGTATGGCGATTGCCGACATTGGTGCCGGCAGCGGAGTGATCTCCGTGATCCTCGCCGAACATGTCAGTCCAGGCGGGAAAGTCTATGCCGTCGACGTGCAGCAGGAGATGCTGGATCTGCTGGATAAGAAGATGAAGAAGCAGGGGGTGGACAACATTGTGCCCGTGCTGGGCACACAGAAGTCACCGGGCCTTAAACCCGAGTCCATCGACCTGGCGATCATGGTCGACGTCTACCACGAGTTCGAATTTCCCTATGAGATGATGCAGGAAATTTCCAAAGCCCTCAAACCCCAGGGCCGCGTTGTGCTTGTCGAATACCGCAAAGAAGATCCGGCCGTTCCTATTAAGCTCGTCCACAAGATGTCGGAGACCCAGGCCAAAAAAGAGGTCGCCCGGCCAGAACTGAATCTCAAGTGGAAAGAAACCATCGGCATTCTGCCCCGCCAGCACATTCTCGTCTTCGAAAAAACCGCAGAAGAATAA
- a CDS encoding Trm112 family protein yields MLFDPQHLQDIIACPKTKAKLICEGEFLISVDPETRLKYPIKDGIPVMLVDEAVEVPQSEWAEIMQRHQRNPESGELVS; encoded by the coding sequence ATGTTATTTGATCCACAGCATCTGCAGGATATTATTGCCTGTCCGAAAACCAAGGCGAAACTGATCTGCGAAGGTGAGTTTCTGATTTCTGTCGATCCTGAAACACGACTCAAGTACCCGATTAAAGATGGAATTCCAGTGATGCTGGTTGACGAAGCCGTTGAAGTCCCACAGTCTGAGTGGGCCGAGATCATGCAGCGTCACCAGCGGAATCCTGAATCAGGAGAACTCGTCTCCTGA
- a CDS encoding DUF1559 domain-containing protein: MKNKRFVYRGFTLIELLVVIAIIAILIALLLPAVQQAREAARRLSCKNNLKQLGLGLHNYQETHGCYPPGYVYKPGTSGNQSGFGWVTMILPMIDQANLYNQFDLEEPIFSPVNLVPRERQIPGLLCPSDPVSENGFIEMGSAAERYAMGCYVASFGPPDLDATQEKRAGMFSRNSSTRPRDVIDGLSNTLCVGERQNGVFRNGAAHGNHFEYETTWAGAVREITDATDDHGHMILFQTGHVPNNPASDDRDVSAPHVGFAQFLLGDGSVRLIGSSIDFGLYNALGTIAGGEVIGEY; encoded by the coding sequence ATGAAAAATAAACGTTTTGTTTACAGGGGGTTCACTCTGATTGAACTCCTGGTGGTGATTGCCATCATCGCCATTCTGATTGCCTTACTGTTGCCTGCCGTCCAGCAGGCACGGGAAGCAGCCAGAAGACTCTCGTGTAAAAATAATCTGAAACAGCTGGGCCTGGGATTGCACAATTACCAGGAAACCCACGGCTGTTATCCCCCCGGTTATGTATATAAGCCGGGAACCAGTGGCAACCAGTCCGGCTTTGGCTGGGTGACAATGATTCTGCCGATGATCGATCAGGCCAATCTGTACAACCAGTTTGACCTGGAAGAACCGATCTTCAGCCCCGTGAATCTGGTTCCCCGCGAACGTCAGATTCCGGGCCTGCTTTGTCCCTCCGATCCGGTTTCCGAAAACGGTTTTATCGAAATGGGGAGTGCTGCCGAGCGTTATGCCATGGGCTGCTATGTTGCCAGTTTCGGTCCTCCCGATCTGGATGCGACACAGGAAAAACGCGCGGGCATGTTCAGCCGCAACAGTTCGACACGCCCCCGTGATGTGATCGACGGTCTCTCCAATACACTATGTGTGGGAGAACGGCAGAACGGCGTATTCAGAAATGGTGCCGCTCATGGAAACCATTTTGAATACGAGACCACCTGGGCCGGCGCCGTCCGTGAAATTACCGATGCCACCGATGACCACGGGCATATGATCCTGTTTCAGACAGGTCATGTCCCCAACAATCCGGCCAGTGATGACCGCGATGTCTCAGCTCCGCATGTGGGGTTCGCGCAGTTTTTGCTGGGAGATGGATCGGTCAGATTGATCGGCTCCAGCATCGATTTCGGGCTTTACAACGCACTGGGTACGATTGCCGGCGGTGAGGTGATCGGCGAGTATTGA
- the thpR gene encoding RNA 2',3'-cyclic phosphodiesterase, protein MMHTNQRTRTFIAIPIQPPRGLKKLMPRLEKLAPAVKPIDVEQMHITLKFLGPTELEDIMPVSRILKEMRSRFKRIKLAFKGLGAFPREDHPNVIWAGISDAEALLEMVEYLEEETQKLGYPRERKGFHPHLTLARVKAKPADELFDILRDRKHAEWGEVIVDTIKFFQSELKTPQARYHEMQTVKLPQR, encoded by the coding sequence ATGATGCATACCAATCAGCGCACACGCACCTTTATCGCCATTCCCATCCAGCCTCCCCGTGGACTGAAAAAGCTGATGCCCCGCCTGGAAAAGCTGGCACCGGCTGTCAAACCCATTGATGTCGAACAGATGCATATCACGCTGAAGTTCCTCGGACCGACGGAACTGGAAGACATCATGCCCGTCAGCAGAATTCTGAAAGAGATGCGCAGCCGCTTCAAGCGAATCAAACTGGCCTTCAAAGGGCTGGGCGCGTTTCCCCGGGAAGACCATCCGAACGTCATCTGGGCCGGCATCTCGGATGCAGAGGCCCTGCTGGAAATGGTCGAATACCTGGAAGAAGAAACCCAGAAGCTGGGCTACCCCCGCGAGCGAAAAGGTTTTCATCCCCATCTGACACTAGCCCGCGTCAAAGCCAAACCTGCCGACGAACTGTTCGACATCCTGCGGGATCGTAAGCATGCCGAATGGGGGGAAGTGATTGTGGATACGATCAAGTTTTTCCAGTCAGAACTCAAAACGCCGCAGGCCCGCTATCACGAAATGCAGACGGTCAAACTGCCTCAGCGTTGA
- a CDS encoding Tex family protein, translating into MDAVEIQANDSSARFSERDAEQIASELNLTSQQILNVIALLDEGNTVPFITRYRKERTGNLDEVQIRDIQKRVQSKRQIWERASTILRLIEAQQQLTPELKAEIEKADTLKRLEDLYRPYRPKRTSRAATARKHGFEPLANAIWAGDASIDNLTNAALQYTKAEDGARTTEDVLKGAADILVEKIGEDPDVREISRKIAWRSGKLTVNATKKAEESGQEYRDYFNYSEQVVKVPHHRTMALNRGEKSGALRVRFEWADDSACMSIARHLNLNGHRFHEFLTEVINDALSRLIQPSLDREIRRELTEKAEKHAVSVFAQNLKNLLLQPPLQGQRILAIDPGLRTGCKLAVLDELGYCVATDLVYVTGSADKKEFARKKLAEVMTEHQCQLVAIGNGTACRETEEIITEMIEQDLPQARYLIVNEAGASIYSASPVAREEFPDLDATIRGTISIGRRLQDPLSELVKIDPQHLGVGMYQHDVNSKRLKESLDEVIESCVNYVGVNLNTASASLLRHVSGMNQLIARRITEWREKHGSFQNRKQLLDVAGVGEATFTQAAGFLKIDQGSEPLDSTWIHPESYEHAYKVFEQLELPPDSLKSSAQDRASIIEKVGQIDKGGLSKNLKIGLPTLEDILEAIVRPRRDPRADLPGPIFKQGVLKLEQLTEGMELQGTVLNVVDFGAFVDVGLKDSALIHVSEMANHFIENPYQFVSVGDVITAWVLGVDLERRRVSLTLIRPGTDRQPKKAQRPTKPAEKPASAKTAKPATASAKKTADSGNNTGHQQKKPPHQNRKRAKNKGPLPKLTDEMKTGEKPLQGFDQLKALWNQKKK; encoded by the coding sequence ATGGATGCGGTTGAGATACAAGCAAACGATTCCAGCGCCCGCTTCTCTGAGCGAGACGCAGAGCAGATTGCGTCGGAACTGAATCTCACATCACAACAGATTCTGAATGTCATTGCGCTGCTGGATGAAGGAAACACCGTCCCCTTCATTACCCGCTATCGCAAGGAGCGGACGGGCAATCTGGATGAAGTGCAGATCCGCGATATCCAGAAGCGCGTGCAGTCCAAACGTCAGATTTGGGAACGGGCTTCGACCATCCTGCGCTTGATAGAAGCACAGCAGCAGCTCACTCCCGAACTGAAAGCCGAGATTGAAAAAGCGGATACACTCAAGCGCCTGGAGGACCTGTATCGCCCGTATCGTCCCAAGCGTACTTCGCGTGCCGCAACCGCGCGGAAGCACGGCTTTGAACCACTGGCCAACGCCATCTGGGCCGGCGATGCCAGCATCGATAATCTGACAAACGCCGCATTACAATATACCAAGGCGGAAGACGGCGCCCGCACCACCGAAGATGTATTGAAAGGTGCCGCCGACATCCTGGTCGAAAAAATCGGCGAAGATCCCGACGTGCGTGAGATCTCGCGTAAGATCGCCTGGCGTTCCGGCAAACTGACCGTGAATGCCACCAAAAAAGCGGAAGAGTCCGGGCAGGAATATCGCGATTACTTCAACTACTCGGAACAGGTGGTCAAAGTTCCTCACCATCGCACGATGGCGCTGAACCGCGGCGAGAAATCAGGCGCGTTACGGGTCCGCTTTGAATGGGCCGACGATTCCGCCTGCATGTCGATTGCCCGTCACCTGAATCTCAACGGACATCGGTTCCATGAATTTCTGACCGAAGTGATTAACGATGCGCTCTCGCGACTGATCCAGCCCAGTCTCGATCGTGAAATCCGTCGCGAACTGACAGAAAAAGCAGAGAAACACGCGGTCTCCGTTTTTGCACAGAACCTGAAAAACCTGCTGCTGCAGCCTCCCCTGCAGGGACAGCGGATTCTGGCCATCGATCCCGGTTTACGAACCGGCTGCAAGCTGGCGGTTCTTGATGAGCTGGGATACTGTGTCGCGACAGACCTGGTGTACGTGACGGGTTCGGCTGACAAAAAAGAGTTCGCCCGCAAAAAACTGGCGGAAGTCATGACCGAACATCAGTGCCAGCTGGTGGCGATCGGCAATGGAACCGCCTGTCGCGAAACAGAAGAGATCATTACAGAGATGATTGAGCAGGACCTGCCCCAGGCCCGCTACCTGATTGTCAATGAAGCGGGTGCCAGCATCTATTCGGCCAGCCCGGTCGCCCGCGAAGAATTTCCGGATCTGGATGCGACGATTCGCGGTACGATTTCCATTGGCCGCCGCCTGCAGGATCCGCTGAGTGAGCTGGTGAAAATCGATCCTCAGCATCTGGGTGTCGGCATGTATCAGCATGACGTCAATTCCAAGCGGCTCAAAGAGTCGCTGGACGAAGTGATTGAATCGTGCGTGAATTACGTCGGCGTCAATCTGAATACCGCCAGCGCCTCGCTGCTGCGTCACGTTTCCGGCATGAATCAGTTAATCGCCCGCCGGATCACCGAATGGCGCGAAAAACATGGTTCGTTTCAGAATCGCAAACAATTACTGGATGTCGCAGGCGTCGGCGAAGCGACGTTCACCCAGGCGGCGGGCTTCCTGAAAATTGACCAGGGAAGCGAACCGCTGGATTCGACGTGGATTCACCCCGAAAGTTACGAACACGCTTACAAAGTATTCGAGCAACTGGAACTGCCCCCCGACAGCCTGAAGTCGTCGGCCCAGGATCGTGCCTCAATTATTGAAAAAGTCGGACAGATCGATAAAGGGGGCCTGAGTAAGAATCTGAAAATCGGTTTGCCCACGTTGGAGGATATTCTGGAGGCCATCGTCCGTCCCCGTCGCGATCCCCGTGCGGATTTACCCGGCCCCATTTTCAAACAGGGTGTGCTCAAACTGGAACAACTGACCGAAGGCATGGAACTGCAGGGCACGGTACTCAACGTGGTCGACTTCGGTGCCTTTGTGGATGTCGGCTTGAAAGACAGCGCCCTGATTCACGTCAGCGAAATGGCAAACCACTTCATTGAGAATCCTTACCAGTTTGTCTCGGTCGGTGATGTGATCACGGCATGGGTCCTGGGTGTAGATCTGGAACGGCGGCGGGTCTCACTGACGTTGATCAGACCGGGCACCGATCGTCAGCCCAAAAAAGCACAACGTCCCACCAAACCTGCTGAGAAACCAGCATCAGCGAAAACAGCAAAGCCGGCAACAGCATCCGCTAAAAAAACAGCAGACAGCGGAAACAACACAGGCCATCAGCAGAAAAAGCCGCCGCACCAGAATCGTAAACGGGCTAAAAATAAAGGTCCGCTTCCCAAGCTGACTGACGAAATGAAAACCGGAGAAAAGCCCCTGCAGGGCTTTGATCAATTGAAAGCACTTTGGAACCAGAAGAAGAAATAG